One Vibrio tapetis subsp. tapetis DNA segment encodes these proteins:
- a CDS encoding YjjI family glycine radical enzyme: MTLPKSLLDIATNPTLSAKQKSNHLAQEADAAMPYVPLSKYVRAAMDAGIICDMFEGNAPFKPRYVLPDYAKFLQQGSEYLELEPARDLDEALNALTILYHHVPSVTNIPVYLGQLDDVLLPYVNDLDANQIYKKLKLFWIMLDRTLPDAFMHVNIGPTDNIICRTILAIDAELKQIAPNLTFMYDPEQTPDDLLRVANNNICLTGKPHIANFPIHAKAFDDKGFGIVSCYNSLPLAGGANTLVRMNLKKVAQSSESISQFFEKSLPHFSHLAFQLIEARTQFLHEQSNFFSSFLVHESLVEEKRFAPMFGIYGMAEAVELLLEKEGIKVTYGSNEVANQLSYRISAALSDIVINTPVTHGYNGRALLHAQGGISLDHEVTPGVRIRYGQEPDPITHLKAVAPHHQYYTSGISDILTIDETVKDNPEAMYQICKGSLALGMREFTANVHSNDLVRVTGYMVKLSDIKAFKEKGSRVNTTGLAAEAAQNTGILNRAPRVISNEHTPYQALKGHHSLTVNRVS, from the coding sequence ATGACGCTACCAAAATCACTACTCGATATTGCAACAAACCCTACGCTTTCTGCCAAACAAAAAAGCAACCATCTTGCGCAGGAAGCCGATGCGGCCATGCCCTACGTCCCGCTGTCTAAATACGTAAGAGCCGCTATGGATGCGGGCATCATCTGCGATATGTTTGAAGGCAATGCACCATTCAAACCTCGTTACGTATTGCCAGACTACGCCAAATTTCTTCAACAAGGGTCTGAATATTTAGAGCTAGAACCTGCTCGTGATTTAGACGAAGCACTCAATGCGCTGACCATTCTCTATCACCACGTACCTTCCGTAACCAATATTCCTGTTTATCTGGGTCAACTGGATGACGTACTACTGCCTTATGTAAATGACTTAGATGCAAACCAGATTTACAAAAAACTAAAATTGTTTTGGATAATGCTGGATCGCACTCTCCCGGACGCATTTATGCATGTAAACATAGGCCCAACCGATAACATTATTTGTAGAACTATCTTAGCGATAGATGCTGAGTTGAAGCAAATTGCTCCGAATCTAACGTTTATGTACGACCCTGAGCAAACACCAGATGATCTCCTCCGTGTAGCCAATAACAATATTTGCCTAACGGGCAAACCTCATATCGCCAACTTCCCTATTCATGCAAAGGCATTTGATGATAAAGGCTTTGGTATCGTGAGCTGTTACAACTCTCTGCCTTTAGCGGGGGGTGCTAATACGTTGGTACGAATGAACCTAAAAAAAGTAGCGCAGTCCTCTGAGAGCATTAGCCAGTTTTTTGAAAAGTCTTTACCGCATTTTAGTCACTTAGCATTTCAGCTGATCGAGGCCAGAACTCAATTCCTGCATGAACAATCCAATTTTTTTAGCAGCTTCTTAGTGCACGAGTCACTCGTTGAAGAAAAACGATTTGCACCTATGTTTGGTATTTACGGTATGGCAGAAGCGGTTGAGCTGCTGCTTGAAAAAGAAGGCATTAAGGTGACGTATGGCAGCAACGAAGTAGCCAACCAGCTCAGCTATCGCATTTCTGCTGCATTGAGTGATATTGTAATAAACACCCCAGTCACTCACGGTTATAACGGTAGAGCGCTGCTACATGCACAAGGGGGGATCAGCTTAGATCACGAAGTCACTCCAGGGGTACGTATCCGTTACGGCCAAGAACCGGACCCTATTACTCACCTAAAAGCAGTTGCACCTCACCACCAGTATTACACATCAGGGATCAGCGACATCCTAACCATCGATGAAACCGTCAAAGATAACCCTGAAGCCATGTATCAAATTTGCAAAGGCAGCTTAGCGCTTGGCATGCGAGAGTTCACGGCCAACGTCCATTCTAACGACTTGGTTCGCGTTACCGGTTACATGGTCAAATTGTCAGATATCAAGGCATTTAAAGAGAAGGGTTCCAGAGTGAACACGACTGGTTTAGCAGCAGAAGCGGCGCAAAATACGGGAATATTGAATCGAGCACCAAGAGTGATAAGCAATGAACATACACCTTATCAAGCACTCAAAGGGCACCACTCGCTTACTGTAAACAGAGTGAGCTAA
- a CDS encoding LysR family transcriptional regulator — MDLIKLSRISMKHLVTLHVMLDTLSVTSSAERLCVSPSSVSKILAQLRTSLGDELFYRHGNRLVATPLARRLGPTVHQMLSDMNQLLTQESFDPAKHKGRFSLAMRESTFELLAAKLTAKVLQAAPNVRLEIWSKESLGFDGLANGKLDFILLPHDLSQPPKLTNNLVWQSILHDEMVCLMNPRHPLAAQDLTVDGYLSFDHIGIFDTDLSVPFFELQLAQKHQNRRVVISVADFGSAALMCHQTDLLFTCSKRWAQRAMQANGLVAKPLPFDYGEVAYSLVWHQPSLNDPALRWLHEQIMNLDINEAN; from the coding sequence ATGGATTTAATCAAACTTTCTCGAATTAGCATGAAGCACCTCGTGACGTTACATGTCATGCTCGATACTTTGAGTGTCACTAGCAGTGCAGAACGCTTGTGTGTTAGCCCTTCATCCGTTAGTAAAATATTGGCACAATTGCGAACTAGCCTTGGTGATGAATTGTTTTATCGTCATGGCAACCGTTTAGTGGCAACGCCACTAGCTCGCAGGTTAGGGCCAACCGTTCATCAAATGCTCAGTGACATGAATCAATTATTGACTCAAGAAAGCTTTGACCCGGCCAAGCATAAAGGGCGTTTCTCGTTAGCTATGCGTGAAAGTACTTTTGAGTTATTGGCCGCAAAGCTGACGGCAAAGGTATTGCAAGCAGCGCCGAACGTTAGGTTGGAGATTTGGTCCAAGGAAAGCTTGGGCTTTGATGGGCTGGCAAACGGTAAGCTTGATTTTATCTTATTGCCCCACGACTTAAGCCAGCCGCCTAAGTTGACCAACAATTTGGTTTGGCAGAGCATATTGCATGATGAGATGGTGTGCTTGATGAACCCTAGGCACCCGTTGGCGGCGCAAGATCTAACCGTAGATGGGTATCTCTCTTTTGATCATATCGGCATATTTGATACAGACCTGAGTGTGCCTTTTTTTGAGTTACAACTGGCTCAAAAGCACCAAAATAGGCGTGTTGTCATATCCGTTGCGGATTTTGGCAGTGCGGCTCTGATGTGCCATCAAACAGATTTGTTGTTTACGTGCTCTAAAAGATGGGCTCAGCGGGCGATGCAGGCGAACGGACTGGTTGCTAAGCCGTTACCGTTTGACTATGGTGAGGTCGCGTATAGCTTGGTTTGGCATCAACCCAGCTTGAATGACCCTGCGCTGCGCTGGCTACATGAGCAAATCATGAATCTGGATATCAATGAAGCCAACTAA
- a CDS encoding YjjW family glycine radical enzyme activase: MLPFSCVDGPGNWLVIFLQGCNYDCKTCHNPSTINHCNHCGECMDTCPTNAISWVKHETKPLKKPTITWNEARCIQCDQCIATCRFQSSPKTERYSVDELLEVVRQNHLFLSGITMTGGESTLQLKFIIEFFRAIKGDKQLKHLTCFVDSNGSLGVNGWQALIPVMDGAMIDIKSWQPETHLWLTNRNNHRVFQSITLLNEHNKLHEIRLLHVPGKSDFELHASALSQYLKTLSPLPRIKINAYSNHAVVGQAKSWLNCAQSDMQSLVTKFKQQGIKDLVIPSVYI, from the coding sequence ATACTGCCGTTCTCTTGTGTAGACGGGCCGGGAAACTGGCTGGTCATATTCTTACAAGGATGTAATTACGACTGCAAAACTTGTCATAACCCTAGCACCATTAATCACTGTAATCATTGCGGGGAATGCATGGACACCTGCCCGACCAATGCGATTAGTTGGGTAAAACACGAAACGAAGCCCTTAAAGAAACCAACCATTACTTGGAACGAAGCGCGTTGCATTCAATGTGACCAATGCATTGCAACTTGCCGCTTTCAATCTAGCCCTAAAACTGAGCGATACAGCGTTGACGAATTGCTTGAGGTTGTTCGGCAAAACCATCTATTTTTATCCGGCATCACCATGACAGGCGGCGAGTCCACCTTACAACTCAAGTTCATCATCGAGTTCTTCCGAGCCATTAAAGGCGACAAACAACTCAAACACTTAACCTGTTTTGTAGACAGCAATGGCAGCTTAGGCGTTAATGGGTGGCAAGCGTTAATTCCAGTCATGGATGGTGCGATGATCGACATAAAGTCATGGCAACCAGAAACTCACTTATGGCTAACCAACCGCAATAACCATCGAGTATTCCAGTCGATAACTTTGTTAAACGAACACAATAAGCTCCATGAAATACGTTTGCTCCATGTGCCGGGAAAATCAGACTTCGAACTACATGCCAGCGCACTAAGCCAATACTTGAAAACCTTAAGCCCATTACCCAGAATTAAAATCAATGCATACAGCAATCATGCGGTTGTTGGGCAAGCTAAAAGCTGGCTGAACTGTGCTCAAAGTGACATGCAAAGCCTAGTGACGAAGTTCAAACAACAAGGAATCAAAGACCTTGTCATTCCGTCTGTCTATATCTAA
- a CDS encoding outer membrane protein, translating to MKLDKNILKLATVAMSIISGSAVAEGYVGFGAGQASFGDVEVSTLEESRKLALDQNSMAIRAYAGYNFSRYFGTEVVAGNIGTIRVDLGDGNKASINSIKYISLQPKVMFPLYDKFNIFAKAGVGYSFVNATGSNDNGSMAVDVSTFSTAFGLGAEYLFTNNLSVRLNWEYTKPVYDMTEIVNEKVDLGLDIKQVYAGINYRF from the coding sequence ATGAAATTAGACAAAAACATCCTCAAATTGGCAACAGTGGCAATGAGCATTATATCTGGTTCAGCTGTTGCTGAAGGCTATGTCGGTTTCGGCGCAGGGCAAGCATCCTTTGGTGACGTAGAGGTTAGTACTCTAGAGGAAAGCAGAAAATTGGCTCTAGACCAAAATTCAATGGCTATACGAGCTTACGCTGGCTATAACTTTAGCCGATACTTTGGCACAGAAGTGGTTGCAGGCAATATTGGCACAATTAGAGTGGATCTCGGCGATGGTAACAAAGCCTCTATCAATTCAATAAAATACATTAGCCTTCAACCAAAAGTTATGTTCCCGCTTTACGATAAATTTAATATCTTCGCTAAGGCGGGTGTAGGATACAGTTTTGTCAATGCTACTGGCTCTAACGACAACGGCTCTATGGCCGTCGATGTCAGTACATTCTCCACAGCTTTTGGTCTAGGGGCGGAATATCTTTTTACGAACAATCTTTCAGTACGCCTTAACTGGGAATATACCAAACCTGTTTATGATATGACCGAAATTGTCAATGAGAAGGTAGATCTAGGATTAGATATTAAGCAAGTCTACGCTGGCATTAACTATCGATTCTAG